In the genome of Impatiens glandulifera chromosome 6, dImpGla2.1, whole genome shotgun sequence, the window TGATAATTTGATATTAGATAAATTGATTATGCATGTGGAAGTGTTAGATCTCTAGACTTTCTATATACATATTAATGTATATGACTTGGTTAATATGTAGAGCTCGGGAAAATCGTCAGTTTTGGAAAGTATCGTTGGTAGGGATTTTCTTCCTCGAGGATCAGGTTAGTAAGTTGTTCTTGGACATGCTCTGTGAATCCTCTTAtcatgtttgaatgatttttcAGAGATTTGAGAGGAAAAATGATGAAGTAcgttcaaatattaatttgttttgatgtCTGTAATTGGTACTACACTACTACATAGACGTAATTGACGTGAAGAGGAATGAAAGTTTGTAATTTCAACTTGTATGGATTTTGTAATAATCATTCATCACAGATTCACAGCCGAATAGAGTGAGTCTTCCTTTTTAAATGCCAACTTGATTAGCTGCAAAAAGGATCGATTTCCTGATTCTTCTTGCTTGTTTCTATTCATAATGACAAAGGCATCTATTTATAAGAATTTGGCTGCATACTTAGGTTACAATTCAGCTGCCAATACCATCTTTTTAGTTAACTCGAAAAAGAAGTTTGTTTGAATCATCCATAGTTAATTATTCTTCATGGTGATGTATATAGGCATCAGGGATTGCTTTTCTTATGTGGTGTTTGCTTCATAGATCCTAGTAGTTTATCTTGTCTAGGTATTATGATAGGTTCTTTAGCTTACTTTTTCCATGTAGAAGGAAAATTCATTCACCTGTTGTTTCCTTATCTGCTTATAGGCATTGTCACAAGGAGGCCATTGGTATTGCAATTGTATAAGCTAAATGATGGAGGCGAGGACTATGCACAATTTCTTCACTTGGGGAACAAAAATTTCACAGATTTCTGTATGTCACTTTTTGTCATTTGATTTAGTTCGTTTATTGCAAACactgtatatttatatttcaatctGTGGGATAGTTGCTTCTGTTTCGCCTTTTGTAGAAACTAATCTTTCTGTCACTTACAATTTTACAACAAAATGGTTCTGAGGAACTTTAGCCATATGAATTGTGAGTTTCTTTTCACAAACATTTTGTCAACATAGCCTTATCCTTACTGTCAACTCCAGTCAAACACTCACCATTGGCTCTTTTAGAAAGATCTATATATTCTATTGGAGTATGATATAAAACATTTCCATGCTTCCTCCTAAACTGATTTTAAGCTGCTTagcaaatacaaaatatatagatgCTTCTCATTGATATAATCTTTTGTTTGTTGCTTCTCTCAACTTTCGCATCTTAATGTTCTTTTTTATGAAGGTGaatcattaattattcttatttttatgtgATGTTTTTATTCAGCTTTAGTACGAAAAGAAAttcagcaagaaacagacagaGAAATTGGCAAGGGGAGACAGATCTCCTCTCTTACCATTACTCTCAGTATCTACTCTTCCAATGGTACTCCTTTATTTTCAGTTTCtttacttttcttttctcaggaaGAGATTATTTTGCATAGGATTGTCATGGAAACCTTTTTCTACTTGATAAGACAAATTTATACTAGTTTTCCTTGTTTGTACTTCTTCCATACATATTGAAGAACCATATTGAAGAGGATTTAAAAAATGTAGTAACTGAAAAAGAATTCCCCTACTGAAATACTTAGGTTATTCATAAATGTGATATTTTCTcttgttgtttgagtttttACTTAACATGCTTGATGTGTCTTTTTGAGTGTTGATTCTGGTGACTTTTTGGCAGCTGTTAATTTGACATTGGTGGATTTGCCAGGCTTAACAAATGTTGCTATAGGTACTGTTTCATTAAGTTTGTCTTTATCAATTAACTTTCCTGTTTGTAGGTAAGCCTGAATAATGCTACATATTCCCTACTACTATGAAATTCTCTGATTTTCCCATTAGAAATCTGAGTTGAGTTTATCTGATGAGTACAGCTGGACAGCCAGAGAGCATCGTTCAAGACATTGCAGATATGGTTCGCTCCTATGTAGTGAAGGTAATTGTTATACAGCAAGAAAAGCTTTCTTTCTGTAATactggtatatatatatatatatatatatatatatactgataAAGTTATGTAATCTTTCTTCTAGCCAAATAGTCTTATTTTGGCAATAACTCCAGCAAATCAAGATATCGCAACATCGGATGCCATCAAACTTGTTCGAGAAGTTGATCCAACAGGTTCTCTAGTTTCTTACATTTCTTGCTTATGCAAACATTAGCTTCTATAGGACCTGTACATTACTATAATTGTTGTTTATGACTGCTAGTTCTCAAAATGAACATACATACAGGTGAAAGGACCATTGGTGTATTGACGAAGCTAGATTTGATGGACAAGGGAACAAATGCTTTGGAAGTGAGTTTCCCCATCTTATAGATAGATTTATGATAAACTCTTAAACAGTTTGTTTGTTcctttgtttttgttaatgaaGGTCCTTGAAGGAAGATCTTACAGGCTAAAACAACCTTGGGTTGGAGTAGTGAATCGTTCACAGGCAGACATAAATGGAAATGTTGACATGCTTGCTGCCAGACGTAAGGAGTGTGAATTCTTTGCCACGAGTCCTGATTATGGACATTTAGCTAGCAGAATGGGATCAAAATATCTTGCAAAACTTCTATCCAAGGTTAGTTATTGGCAAACAAATTGAGTTACTAAATACTAATCAGTTTATGTTCGTAATCTGGATTTTTCTTTTCAGTATCTAGAGTCTATAATAGAAACCCGTATACCAAACGTTAAAAAATTCATCAACCTAAGCATTGATGAACTTGAGAAAGAGCTCTATCACCTTGGTAAACCTGTTGCTTCAGATTCAAATGTAAGATTCCAATTATTCAAGGATATTGATCATGTATGCTCTTGATTCACTTTCTGTTCTTTATTTCAGGCTCAACTATATTTCATTTTGGAACTTTGCCGTACATTTGAGAGGACATTTAAGGAGCACCTTGATGGAGGGTACATTTCTTGTTTTctcttatttcattttaataactACCAGACTCGAGAAAACTTGAGCAATAAAACTGCTTCTTCATACTCAGGCGATCTGGTGGTGACAGCATATACAGAATATTTACCCACCAGCTTCCAACAGCTCTCGAGAAACTTCCATTTGATCGTCATCTTTCCCTGCAGAATATAAAGAGGGTTATCTCAGAAGCAGATGGATATCAACCTCATCTGATTTCCCCAGAACAAGGCTATCGTCGCCTTATTGAAGTAGGCCTTAATTATTTCCATGGTCCAGCTGAAGCCTCAGTTAATGCTGtatgatatttaattcatatgATTCATATCtaataatagtgatttcaatAATACCAGATAACTGAATAATACTGATTTGCAGGTGGACTACATTTTGAGGGAAATCATGAGAAAATCAATCTATGAAACTGAGGTTCCCTATTCTTAAACTAACTCCAGCAGCATTATTATATGAGTTAGTAATTTTATTTACGTGTTTTAGGAATTGAGAAGGTTCCCAAACCTTAAAGTCGAGATAGCAACTGCAGCAACCGAAGCTCTAGACAAGTTTCGGGCTGAAAGTAAAAAGACAGTCCTGAGAATGGTGGACATGGAATCCTCATACTTAACAGTAGATTTCTTCAGAAAACTCTCTAATGAAGCTGAAGCAGCAGATCACCTCACAAAAGATCACTTCAAGAGAATCGGCTCAAATGTCTCATCGTACATCTCTTTGGTTTCCAACACACTTAAGAACACCATCCCAAAAGCCCTAGTCCTTTGTCAAATTCGCGAGGCTAAAAATTCATTACTAGTTCATCTCTACACTCGAGTAGGAAGAAAGGAGGTAACTAACTGGTTtaaaaacagtttttttttaaatgactacTTTTCTGTTAATGCATTATTCTGTCATTACCAGGATCACCAGCTAGCCCGGTTGCTTGATGAAGATCCAGACTTAATGGAGAAGAGACGGCAATGTGAAAGAAAGCTACACCTGTACAAAGAAGCATGGAATGAAATTGATTCAGCCGTTTCATTTCAGTGAAAAATGTTCAGATAAGTTTTTCTTTTTCCCCGAATAACAAACAGCATTCGTTTTATTACTAAAACCATTCATCATGATTCATGCATAGAAAGGAAACATAGATTCCTAATTGCTAGTAACTGTCTTCTTGTCGAGTTCCTCCAGAGCTGCCCATAGTTTAGGATCTTCATAATCCTTTATAAGCAAAGTGGGATTCGCCTGCTGTAACATCTCTTCTGGATTTCTAGTAGTCAAACCGGCTACAGGCATCCCAGCAGCCACCCCGGCTTTGATGCCAGAAACAGAATCCTAAACCAAATTCGAACAAACAAAACGTTTAAAATTCAATTCAGTAAAACTCATTAGAGAAAAAGCAATCACCTCAAATATGAAGGTGTGATCCTTGGATACATTAAGTATCTCAATAGCTTTTAAATAAGGATCCGGATACGGTTTCGGGTGATCACATTCACTTCCAACTATAACCAAATCAAAGAAATCAGTAAGACCAAGAAGCGAGATCATCAGCTCCGCGTTTTCTCTAGGAGCATTAGTAACTGCTGCCCGTTTCAGTTTATGATCTTCTATCCATTTCTTCACCTTGTATAAGCCCTTAATAGGCACAAGGTTTTCCTTTGCTAACTTTCGAAACCTCTCTTCCTTTTCGTCGCAAAACTTCAAGCCACGTTCGTGGTCGTCTGGGAAGAGGGCGGTAGCTATGTCTTCGTTATGCTTGCCTGCTATTGTCTCCATGAAGAATTGTTCTGTTATTGGAACTCCACCATTAAAGCCAATCTGTTAAGAGATTGTTAGTTTCTCTTTGAAGAAAAGAGTAAACAAGAATGAAAATGGTATTGAGTATTGACCTCTACAAGCATTTCGCTGAAAGAATACAAATGGAGAGGATCTGAATCACATAGAGTTCCATCTACATCGAATAGTACTGCTTGGGGAGGTGCTAGTTCAGAAATTGAACATATTCTGTTTTTTACACCAAGAACAAGTTTACGGTCAATACATATAACATGTCCTCCGCTTCCATTCAAAACGCTTCCAATATAATCGAACACTCGAAACCGAGTTCGTGTTCTCTAAACTTGTGGATCCAATAGATATGATAGGTTTATagcatagatatgaaatgatgaTTCAATTATACTACATGCATGAAATGGTTAGGTACCTGTTTTCGCCGGAGGTAATCGTCATGGTGCTAAATAGATCGTGTTCCGATCTGGTGAAtgtgcttatatatatatatatagggtacccttatatatatataccctttCTCTACTTATATGAAAAGAATGGAGAAAGAGCATTTTTCGGGAATCAAATTAACGGCTGGCTGGAAGTTGTGCCccatagagagagagagatacgATTTTCCATTCTTGTTcttttagggcttgtttgatgttggtttttttgaaaaaataaatattatttgatgaaaagataaattatttttttatttaaaattcatattttataaagataGAGTTAGATTCAAATATTAGTccaaatatttaaacaatattatcaaGAAAAGTTTGTATgagatgatttaaaaaattaaggcCAGTAATATTTACTTTTCactttaaataacattttttatatattattatttattttttatttttaaagtaattataaTGAAGTTACATGAcactttttatataaatttaaattttattactcTCCACTTTTTTAAGAAAGTAATTGTGATGAGGTTaaataacacttttttttttagtttaatacaTCATTTTTTGTGAGTTATCtcataagatatatatattgaagGGAAAATCATATTTAAGGCAATTAACAAAACATAAGTATTGACTAAAAGTCTAAAAGTATTGACtattctaaatataatattattgattattaagatCACGTGCCTAggttctatttattttaaaagttatcaTAACGCGTCACTCTAATTTAATgggttattaataataaaaaataacagtttatattctattttttttagccCATTAAAATTGAAGGTGGAGGATAGGCTAGATTTTagctttaaaataaataaattgtatgcCTTAAAATTGAAGTGAATGTTTATGGGTGAAAAAATTATGATACTTGAGTGATAttgaaaatatcatattttaaaatattgaaaatattaatttttttatatattaaaataatagtaagatatattattaataccgaaattatcaataaataaatgtatgaaatttttaaaattttgataaatttatatatatcaagacaatattataaataattaagtttaaatttcttttttaagaaTTAGATTCAcgaatatgattttttttaacaaaattaaacagTTATATCATTTTAAAGACAACtctcttaataaatttattttattctctaatcatatttgatgataatttaattataaaaaataaaaaaattaaaatttaattaaattttaatattattcgttattaaattaaatcaacaCCGTACTTAAATTGCGATATACCTTCAATATTCGGTatgttgtttatattttttcgaAATTTTGATATACCGAAATAACGGTATAATTTTTCGtataacaaaattttttatacgaaataaaatattgataaaaaaattacaaattaaaataataaaattcaattatacCAGACGACTCtcttataattcatatatttaaaaaaaaatcaaactttcaaaatataaaaatcttttaGTCCAAATTGacacaattaataaaaaaacacttaaaaattgaaaataataaaaaaactcacaATAAAGGATTGTACTTGAGACTTGAGAGACTAACGCTTGGCTTTTTCGTCTTATACGACGTCGTTTATGTCCTGGCTATATAGATCGCAAATCGCTGAAACCATCACTCTCTAATCGCAAAAAATGGAGTTTTTAGATGAAGATGCAAGGCCAAAACTCCACTTACAATCAAGAACAATCTCTTCTTCAGGATCCGAAAATCAATCTATAAACTTTCGAAGACCCATTGTTCTAATCTCATTCACAATCTCTTCTCTCCTCTTCGCAATCACGTTTTTCCTAATCAAATCCGAACCCTACACATCAATCGCGATCTGGGTTGCTCTCTCCATCCTAATCGGCCCTCTAGCTCCATCCTCCGTCACCTGTGGAGACATTCGTGTCGGCGTCGGAAAAATCCTAGACCCAATTCATCTGAGCGATGAATCCGATCGCGAAGATTCGAAGAAGAGATTTCCAAATCGTAGATCTAGGGTTCGTAAGGTAGATGATTTAGTAATCGATTCAGTTCCACCTGTAACGAATCGTTTGGAAAAAGTAATTGAGAAGAAGAGCGATAATACTAAATCAACTATGAATGGAGGGGAGAGCGAATGGACTCAAAGCGATTTTGAAATTCTGAAGAAGCAATTGGCGAAGAATCCGGTGGGTATGCCTAGACGATGGGAGATAATATCTAGTGCGTTTTTAGGAAGGCATTCGGTTGAATCTGTTGTGAAAATTGCGAAATCTATGGGGGAAAAGAAGATTAATGATGGGGATTCGTTTGCGAAGTTTCTTAAGGATAGGAAGCCTGATGATAAGAGGGTTGATGAAGCTGCTGAAGAtttggaggtggaggtggagaatGGTGATGTGAATTGGAGTGGTGGAGATGATTTAGCTTTGCTTAATGCTATGAAAGCTTTTCCGAAGGAGGTTTCGATGAGATGGGAGAAGATTGCTGCTGCTGTTCCGGGGAAGACGAAAGGTGATTGTATGAAGAGAATTACTGAATTGAAGAAGGGTTTTAGAAGTTCGAAGAATtcgaatgaatgaatgaatgaatgaagatTGGTTGATTGTCTTCATTAGAGGTATAACttattttcagatatttttgtTAGAATACTTATGAAGGATCATTTGAATAACACTGCAATTTGTTGAGTCTTTGTTTATTGGATTGAATTTATGGATCTTACCCATATAAGTTAATGGAAACTTCTCTGAAACTTGATTTTAGCTTCAAGAAGATAAAACCAGATGGATTGCACTAATAGATGCAAACTATTGGCATTTATACtaaatagatttgaaaattGCGTGTTTGTTCACTTAGATCTTGTTGAATTTTGGATATACGTTTAGgatatgaagaaattgaaacCGGGAATTGGTAGGTTAACTTCTTACAATATTTGAATTGTATGTGCAATCAAACAACCAAACAATATCTGTATTTGTGATCGCGATGATATGAAATTTACTTGAACTTTCATGACATTCTTACTTATTTCGGGTCTATAAGTGGATttctttaaacaaataaatttttgaatGAAAACAATGTCGCAACACACATTTTTTACCAAGTTTTGTTCAATTGTGAAACTTACAAATTGGTAAGAATTCGTAAAACAGTTCAGATCAAGGTTTGTTATAAATTATCCTGATTACAAATTTAACCTAACATTCAAAACATAAACCAGACAAAATCAAATGTCAAAATGGCTAGCTCATGCAAAATTGAGGTTATGAAGAAATTGAAACTGTGAAAGGTAGGTAAACTTTTAACGATATTTGTCTGAACGCTGCGATATGAAGTTCACTATTTTACTTGTGAACTTTTATAATTCTTCCTTATTTCTGGTCTATAAGTGGAATTTTTAACTGAAAACTTTTCAACTAAATAGTGAATTTCATATCACTCAAGTTgcaacatattttttatttaagtttgtttACATGGTAAAATGTGTTTCATTGATCCATTACaacaaaatgataaaatccCATAAGAAAAAACAGTTTAGAAACTTACACAATTTGTTACAAATTCTCCTTACTCAAACAAGACAAAATCAAAGGTCAAAATGACTAGCTAATAACTAAATTGAGCTAAACAAGATATGAAATCATgacaaaacaaaatgaaaaaggtGGTCAATTCGG includes:
- the LOC124942192 gene encoding phragmoplastin DRP1E-like; translation: MSFNQVKEKEEEEDRRGGVVRFPLPMMDGVIGLVNRIKHACSLIEDQGYENAVPTLCDSLPTIVVVGGQSSGKSSVLESIVGRDFLPRGSGIVTRRPLVLQLYKLNDGGEDYAQFLHLGNKNFTDFSLVRKEIQQETDREIGKGRQISSLTITLSIYSSNAVNLTLVDLPGLTNVAIAGQPESIVQDIADMVRSYVVKPNSLILAITPANQDIATSDAIKLVREVDPTGERTIGVLTKLDLMDKGTNALEVLEGRSYRLKQPWVGVVNRSQADINGNVDMLAARRKECEFFATSPDYGHLASRMGSKYLAKLLSKYLESIIETRIPNVKKFINLSIDELEKELYHLGKPVASDSNAQLYFILELCRTFERTFKEHLDGGRSGGDSIYRIFTHQLPTALEKLPFDRHLSLQNIKRVISEADGYQPHLISPEQGYRRLIEVGLNYFHGPAEASVNAVDYILREIMRKSIYETEELRRFPNLKVEIATAATEALDKFRAESKKTVLRMVDMESSYLTVDFFRKLSNEAEAADHLTKDHFKRIGSNVSSYISLVSNTLKNTIPKALVLCQIREAKNSLLVHLYTRVGRKEDHQLARLLDEDPDLMEKRRQCERKLHLYKEAWNEIDSAVSFQ
- the LOC124942193 gene encoding haloacid dehalogenase-like hydrolase domain-containing protein Sgpp produces the protein MTITSGENRICSISELAPPQAVLFDVDGTLCDSDPLHLYSFSEMLVEIGFNGGVPITEQFFMETIAGKHNEDIATALFPDDHERGLKFCDEKEERFRKLAKENLVPIKGLYKVKKWIEDHKLKRAAVTNAPRENAELMISLLGLTDFFDLVIVGSECDHPKPYPDPYLKAIEILNVSKDHTFIFEDSVSGIKAGVAAGMPVAGLTTRNPEEMLQQANPTLLIKDYEDPKLWAALEELDKKTVTSN
- the LOC124941924 gene encoding transcription factor MAMYB; translated protein: MEFLDEDARPKLHLQSRTISSSGSENQSINFRRPIVLISFTISSLLFAITFFLIKSEPYTSIAIWVALSILIGPLAPSSVTCGDIRVGVGKILDPIHLSDESDREDSKKRFPNRRSRVRKVDDLVIDSVPPVTNRLEKVIEKKSDNTKSTMNGGESEWTQSDFEILKKQLAKNPVGMPRRWEIISSAFLGRHSVESVVKIAKSMGEKKINDGDSFAKFLKDRKPDDKRVDEAAEDLEVEVENGDVNWSGGDDLALLNAMKAFPKEVSMRWEKIAAAVPGKTKGDCMKRITELKKGFRSSKNSNE